The DNA region CTAGTAATTTAGTTAATCAGAAGATATGGGATACTTTGGTATGGCCTTATATAAAAGAAATCGCAGGACTTTTAATTGCTAAGGGTATTACACCTATTCTGCATATGGATGCCTGCTGGGACCGGGATATTGCGCGTTTCAAGGAACTGCCTGCCAGATCCGTAATTCTCAATACTGATGGAATGACCGACCTTCGCAAGGCCCGTAAAATTTTAGGTGATCACGCCGCTTTCTTGGGTGATGTACCCGTACAGATGCTGGCGATCTCATCAAAAGCGGAAGTCGAGGAATATATCCGCCGTCTTATCGGTGATATCGGCGCCCAGGGACTACTCCTTGCTCCCGGCTGTGACGCCCCATCAAACGCTAAGTTTGAAAACATGGCTGCTATTTACGAGCTGGCCAAAGAGTTTTAAGGCAAAGGAATAGGACGATATGATATTCATCGGTGAAAAGATAAACGGCACCAGAAAGATTGTACAACAGGCGGTGCTGGACCGTAACGCCGCCTACATTGCCGAAGCGGCTAAGGCCCAGGCGGAAGCAGGGGCGGATTACCTGGACATCAATGCGGGTACCTCCCCGGAGCGGGAAACCGCTGACATGCTCTGGCTCATTGATACGGTGCAGGCTGCAGTAGAGACCCCAATCTGTATTGACAGCTCTTCCCCAAAAACCCTGATAGCCGCCCTGGAACGGGTCAAAAGGACACCCCTGGTCAATTCGGTAAACGCCGACCCGGCCCGGCTTAACAGTTTCCTGCCCCTGATACGGGAGAAAAACTGCGCGGTCATCGCCCTGGCCATGGATGAATCAAAGTCCGGGATGCCTAAGGATAACGGTGAACGCCGGAAAAACATCGAAACCATTTTTACGGCCACCAGAGAAGCGGGTATACCTGACGACAGTGTTTTTGTGGACCCTCTTATCATGGCGGTGGCCACCGATCAGACCGCAGGAACCCAGGCCTTTGAGATGATCCGATGGATACGGGAAAGCTATGCCGAGGCTCACATTACCGGGGGGTTTAGCAATATTTCCTTCGGGCTTCCCAACCGTGCCTTGGTGAACCGGAGCTTCCTCAGTCTGGCCATAGCCTTTGGGGCGGACGCTGCGGTGATTGACCCATGCAGTGTTACTATCATAGAATCACTTAAAGCAACGGATATGCTGCTGGGTAAAGACCGGTTCTGCCGGAAATACACCATGGCTGCTAAAGAGGGGTTTGTCAGGAAATGACCTCAAATCTCTGACCGGATGAGTTAAAGAGTTATTTTAGAGGATGGTGATAAGTTATTCCCTATTTTGTTTTTTTGGAGGATTATCATATGAAGAAACTTGGCGTTATCGGTCTGGCAGGTCTGTTTTGCGTATGCCTGCTCCAGGGCGGGGCTACGATTTTAAGTCCTGCCGTTGCAGGTATTGCGGGAAATTTGAACCTTAATTCTGCTGTTGTTGCCCAGATAGTGACTCTGCCGGCAATTTTTGCGGTTCTTATCAATTTGTTAGTCGGCAGCCTTGCTGGCAGGATTATAAAATATAAGACGTTCCTGATTGTTTCTCTGCTGATTTCAATTGTCGGAGGGTCCTGTGCAGTATTTATTCCCACATGGCCCGTCATTCTGTTTTCACGAGCCTGTGTTGGTATTGGCGTCGGCGCCGCTTTTTCGCTTCCTCCTGCACTCATTCAGAAATTTTATTCCGGTGATCAGCAGCATAATTATCTTGGCATAGCCAATGCCTTTGGATCCGGAGGTGGTCTCATAATGATGTGGCTTGTTGGCCTTCTGGTTGACATTCAGTGGAATCTCGTTTTTATTGTGTATGTCATTGGAATATTCGGTTTTATTCTGGTACTGGTCGGTCTGCCCGAGCCGGAAAAAGCCGTTACTGTACCAAAAGAGCCTGGCGCTGTTAAAGCAAAAGTTAAGGTGAGTGCGCCAGTGATTTTTAACTGTGTATTGATATTCCTGGCATATACTTTGTGGGTTCCTGCCCTTGCACTTATTTCTAACGTGGTTATTGAACGGGGCCTTGGAACTGGCCTTCATGCGGGTACTGTAGCGATTATGTTCAATGTTTCTGCGCTTGTTTTATCATTTTTATTCGGAAAAATTTATAAAATATTTAAGAAGTTTCTTGTTGTAATCATACTTGCAGTAATTACCGTTGGTATGGCTTTAGTATATTATGCAAATAGTCTTTTTATGGCAGGCGCTGGAATGTTCTGTGTTGGCTCTGTTTTGCTTTTAATCCCTACTTTGCTGTCGGATAACGGTAAATACCTTGCCCCGGAAAGCATAACTGTGGTTACATCAATATTTATGATAGTTATGAACATAGGAAGGTTTGCTGCGGGTCCTTTTATGCAGATCTCGGCGGCCATCAACCCAACAATTCCTCTGGCCGGACTTTTTATGGCGATATTCGGCATGGGTGCGGCAACGGTGATATACCTCATTATAAGAATTTTGCAAAAAGATCCAATTGAGGCAAAGACAGTTTAAATTATTTTTAAAGGGGCAAAAAAAATAAAGTTCCGGAGAAGGCGTTATTTTTCTAAACAAATAGCGTTTTCTTCGGCTTTATTCAAATTATGAAACAGACCATCAAGATAGATATCATCTCCGGCTTCCTGGGTGCCGGGAAAACCACCCTGATCAACAAGCTGCTGGCCGAAGCCTATGCAGGTGAACGGGTTGCCCTGCTGGAAAACGAATTCGGAGAGATCGGTATTGACGGTGACCTGTTACAGGGCTCGGGCATTACGGTAAAGGAGCTTGCCAACGGCTGTATCTGCTGTACTTTGCAGGGAGATTTTGTCGACGGCATCAGGGAACTGGTGGAAACCTGTAATCCCGAGCGCATTATCATTGAACCCACGGGCTTGGCAAAACTTTTGGATATCATCGCTCCCTGTAAAAAAGCGGCTGAATCCCTTCCCCTGGAAATCAACCTGGTAGTATCACTGGTCAATGCAGCGTCCTATACCCCATTGATAAATGTGGGCGGGGAGTTTTTTACCAATCAGATTATTGACGCATGGTTTATCCTCATCAGCGCGGTACAGGACATACCGGATGACGACATGAGCCTTGCGGAAATTGTGGAATCTATACGCACCCTTAATGATAAAGCCCCGATTTTTACTGATCCCTGGGACACTACCGACGGCCTTACCCTGCTGACGGCGGCGGAACAAGCCGCCGTCATGGGGCAAGCTACCGCTGAGGAGCAGGCCGCTGTTAAGGCCGGGCAGGACCCGCATGAAGAATATCACCATGATCATGAACATGATAGTCATCACGACCATGTCCATGATCATAATCATGATACCAACGGTTTTTCCTCAGTCTCTTTCCACTTGAAATCTCCATGGACCGCAGAGAAAGTACAAGGACTGGCAGCTATTTTTAAAAGCGGTGAATGTGGCGAAGTTTTTCGGGCAAAAGGTTTACTGCCCACGGATAAAAAAAGGGCTCTCAAGTTTGACTATGTATATGGAACAGTAAAACTAATTGAAATTGACTTTCCGGGTGAAGGAAAACTGGTGATCATAGGACGGGACCTTAAAACGGACAGACTGGAAAGCTATTTAAAGGTATAGGAGGCTTTTTCTATGGATAACATACATATCCTGGCCTGTGAAACCCTCAAACCGGAACTCAGCCTGGTGATGTCTTCCCAGGGCTGCGACTATCCCATTGCATGGGTTGAATCGGGGAAGCACGCCTGGCCGGATAAGCTCCATGTGTGCATCCAGGAGACCCTTGACAAAATTCCTCCTACCTATAAGACCATACTTTTAGTGTTCGGTTTCTGCGGAAACGCCATGGTGGGTATTAAGGCCGGTGAACACCAGTTGGTACTGCCCCGGGCGTCCGATTGTATTCCTATTTTTCTGGGTTCTCAGAAAAAACGGGAAGAGTACGGCGCGGCCACTTATTTTTTTACCGAAGGGTATCTCAATTCGGAGACCAATGTTGCCACCGAGCATATCCAGTATATAAAAAAATATGGTGAAGAAAAGGCGCTCATGGTTACAAGAATGATGATGGAGCATTATAAGCAAATTGCCATCATAGACACCGGCGCTTTTAATCCTGAGGATGTGGTTCGCAAGGTTGAGCCCTTTGCTAAAATCATCGATACGCCGCTTTCCATAATCTCCGGGAATTTACGGCTTATCGACGCGCTTCTGGCGGGAAATTGGGATACCGGCGAATTCCTCATTGTTCCCCCAAAGGGCGTCATCAGTTTTGAGGATTCCTTTTTTAAATAAGGCACCCCGCCTGTTGACTGATTGCAAATTCCAGGGTTTGCCTCTATACTGGAGAAAGAGGTAGAACCATGCCGCTTGCCAAAGAAGAGACCTATTATACCTACGCCGATTACCTGGAATGGGATGAGGGCGTCCGGTGCGAAATTATCGACGGGGAAGCTTTTATGATGGCCCCCCCTACCCGTATGCACCAGGGAATCAGCGGGGAATTGTTTGTCAAAATCAAAAATTTTTTGGTCGGGAAACCCTGTAAGGTATATTCAGCGCCTTTCGGGGTCCGTTTGAACCCGAAAAAGGACAACAGCGACGATACTGTTCTGGAACCGGATATCTCGGTGATCTGCGATCCTTCAAAACTGGATGACCGGGGCTGCAACGGGGCTCCGGATCTGGTGATAGAGGTACTTTCCCCTTCCACCGCCCGGCATGATCGGGTTGTGAAATTCCGCAAGTACCAGGAAGCGGGGGTCCGGGAATACTGGACTGTGGACCCGGACACAAAATCTGTGCAGGTGTTTACCCTTAATGATGGGCAGTATATCGTCTCCACTTACGACGATACCGACATGGCGCCCATCTCTGTCCTGCCGGGCTGCGAGATTAAGCTGGGGGATGTGTTCGCCGAATAGCCCATTAAACCCCGGCGTTATTACCGGCGTTCCCTTCGCTCCCATCAGGTTCTCTGGTTTTTAGCCCGTACCTGGATACCCGCAATGCCATGACCCGTCCTGATATGCCTAAATTTCCGGCTGCCCTGGTGATGTTTCCCCGGGTCCACCGTAGTTCTTCTTCAATCAGTTCCTTCTCTACCCGTTCCAGGACTTCCTTCAGGGTTTGCCGGCCTTCGCTGTGACCGGCCTGTTTTTTCTGTAAACTTGGGGGCAGATGGTAACTGTGGATGGTTCCATCGGTAGACAGAATAACTGCTCGCTCAATACAGTTTTCCAGTTCCCGGACATTGCCGGGCCAGGAATAACTGGTCATTAAATTAATTGCACCGGGGGAAATATTGTGGATCTTCTTATTATGTCCGGCGGAGAATTTTTCTACGAAGTGATCCGCTAAGAGCATAACGTCCGTTTTCCGTTCCCGCAAAGGCGGGACAACCAGGGGGAAGACGCTGAGCCGGTAGTAAAGATCCTCCCGAAACTTCCCCTCCCGAATCAGTTTGGTCAAATCCCGGTTGGTGGCGGCAATGACCCTAATATCCACCTTGATAGTTTGGGCGCCCCCGATACGTTCAAATTCCCGTTCCTGGAGAACCCGGAGAAATTTTATCTGAGCCGCCGGGGGCATTTCCCCGATTTCGTCCAGGAATATGGTGCCGCAGTGGGCCTGCTCAAAATAGCCCTTGTGCTGGTTGATGGCCCCGGTGAAGGAACCCCTCTCATGGCCGAAGAGAGCGCTTTCGATAAGGTTTTCCGGGATAGCGGCGCAGTTCAGTTTTACGAAGGGCTTATTCACCCGGGGGGAGGCGTAGTGAATGGCGTTGGCTATCCGTTCTTTGCCGACTCCGCTTTCACCCAATAGTAAAACTGTGGCGGTAGTTCCGCTGACCTGTTCCATCTGCTGGTACAGGAGCCGCATGATCTTTGAATTGCCCACCACATACTTGGGCCGATCATAATGGGTCTCCAGCTCCTTGCGTAGCAATTTTTGTAAGCGTAGGTTTTCCGCCTTGAGGTTCTCCATCTCCTCATACTTGAGCTGACGGATACGGACTATCTGGCTAATGGAGGCCGCAACGATGGTGAGTATACATAGCTCGTGGTCCAGGCCGGTTTCAGTATAGGGAAGGTCAATCCCGATGGCGCCGATAACCTCGGCGCCGGTGTGGATGGGGACGCAGACAAAGGAGATGTCCCGGGTTTCGGCGTTTTTCCGGGCCCCGGTACGGTTGAGAAACCGGGGCTCGTCGGCGATCCGTTTAATGGTCACCGGGTTCCCGGTCTCAATAACCTTGCCGGTGATGCCCTCTCCCAGACCATAGCGGCCTTTGAGTTTTTGGGAGCCGTCCAGCCCCCAGGCTTCGGCGGTGGCGATTTCCCCCTTGTTGCGGTTCAGGATGGTGATCATCCCCCGGATGGCGCCAAGACAGGTGGCGATACGATCCAGGATTAGTTTCAGGCTAGTCTCCATGGTTTCCGATTCCGAGAGAAGCTTGCTGATGTCAAAGAGCAGATGCAGCCCTTCCTGTTCACGCCGGCGGGCCGGGTGTTCATAGGAGGATGATTTCAAAGGGTAGTTATGGGCTTCCATATTTGCTTAAAATATCGATATTTATACATTAGATCAATAGTAAATGTATAATGATTCATTATTTTGTATAGAACGCTTTCTTTTTTCCTACAAAAATGTATCATTTTAATCCTGGATGTTACATTTGTAAGAATGGGCTTACAAGCATAATCCCCGGTTCGCCCTGCTTTCGGTGATTAAAGTTTCTTTTCCATGGCATACGAAGGATAAAAATGACAAATTCCATGATATTTGTCATTTTTATGCACTTGGCATGATTATTGCTACACTAAGTTATAGATGCTGTTTTAAGGCGGCAAAACGGATGTATGGGGAGAAATGTATGAGAAAGATTGCAATCTACGGTAAGGGGGGTATCGGGAAATCCACCACTACCCAAAACACGGTAGCCGCGCTTGCCGAAATGGGGAATAACATGATGGTGGTGGGCTGCGACCCCAAGGCGGACTCGACCCGGCTTTTGCTGAACGGCCTGGCCCAGAAAACGGTGCTGGATACCCTGCGCACCGAAGGTGAGGACCTGGATTTGGATGATGTGGTCAAGGTCGGTTTTAAGGGAACCCGGTGCGTGGAATCCGGCGGACCTGAGCCGGGGGTCGGCTGTGCGGGCCGGGGTATCATTACTTCTATTAACCTCCTGGAACAGCTCGGCGCCTTTGGGGATCAGTACAAACTGGATTACACCTTCTACGATGTCTTGGGGGATGTAGTGTGCGGCGGGTTTGCCATGCCCATACGGGACGGGAAGGCAGAGGAAATCTACATTGTCTGTTCCGGTGAAATGATGGCCATGTACGCGGCCAACAATATCTGTAAGGGGATCATGAAATTTGCTGAAGCCGGGGCAGTGCGCCTGGGGGGGCTTATCTGTAACAGTCGTAAGACCGACCGGGAGGACGAGCTTATCATGGCCCTGGCGGAAAAACTGGGGACCCACATGATCCACTTTGTGCCCCGGGACAATATGGTCCAGAAGGCGGAGATTAATAAGAAAACGGTGATTGATTTTGATCCTACCCTTGGACAGGCCGATGAATACCGGAAGCTTGCTAAATCAATAGAAGAAAACAAGAAGTTTGTCATTCCTAAGCCTCTGGAAATTGCGGATCTGGAAAAGTTGTTAATGGAGTTCGGGATAGCGGACTAAAAACCTTGCGTTTTTTAGTCTTGGAGTTTTAACTTTGTTAAAACTCCACATGTTATATAGATAATATTATTACTGCAATCAACCGGAGGATAATGATGGTAATGATTAGAGCGATAGTGCGGCCTGAAAAGGCGGACTCGGTGATGGCCGCCCTGATGGCGGATGGGTTCCCCGCAGTAACCCGGATGAATGTATCCGGTCGGGGCAAGCAGCGGGGTATCAAGATAGGGGATGTTACCTATGATGAGATCCCCAAGGAACAGTTGCTCATGGTGGTCAAGGATACTGACAAGGATTTTGTTATAAAAAAAATAATGGAAGTAGCCCGGACCGGGAAAGGTTCCTTTGGGGACGGGAAGATATTTGTGTCCCCGGTGGATGAGGTTTACACAGTCAGTTCCGGCCTCAAGGAAGCATCGGACGAAAAGCCGACAGTGGCCCTGGAGGAAACCCCATGAAGGAGGTAATGGCCATAGTCCGGCTCAATATGATGAACCGGACCAAACGCGCCCTGGCGGATGCGGGGATTACCTCCATGCACGCCAAGGAATGTCTTGGCCGGGGAAAGGGGCTGGTGGAGATTCCCATTCTCAATGGCGCTGAGAAGCGCTATGAGGAAATGATGGACGAACTGGGCAGCGCAGGCCGGTTGGTTCCCAAACGGATGATTAGTATTATTGTGCCCAACAAACTGGTTAAGACCGTGGTGGATACCATTATCACGGTAAATAAGACCGGCAAAAGCGGGGACGGTAAAATATTTGTGTTACCCGTGGCAAATGCCCACCGGGTGCGTACCGGAGAATCCGGGGACGAAGTTCTAGACTTATAAGGAGTATCCATGTTACCAGTGCAGGAATTGTCATCTGTGGAGGATTTCAAGGCTAACATTCTTGAAGCCTATCCGCCCAAGATCGCCAAGAAACGGGCCAGGCAGATAATTGTTAATAAAGTTGAAAACACAGAAGATGTGCCCGTGATTATGGCCAACACCAGAACTATTCCGGGGATCATCACTATGCGGGGCTGTGCCTATGCAGGGTGTAAGGGAGTTGTGCTGGGGCCCACCAGGGATATACTTCAGATAACCCACGGTCCTATAGGCTGCGGGTTCTACAGCTGGCTGACTCGGCGGAACCAGACCAGGCCTACTTCAGACCAGGATGAAAACTACATGACCTACGCCATGTCCACGGATTTGCAGGAAGACGAGATAATCTTTGGAGGGGAGAAAAAACTGCGGGCCGCGGTTGAAGAAGCGGTTGCCCTATTTCACCCTAAAGCCATCGGTATCTTTGCCACCTGCCCTGTGGGGCTTATCGGTGACGATGTTCATGCTGTAGCCCGGGCCATGGAAGAAAAGTACCCGGATATTAATATTTTTGCATTTTCCTGTGAGGGGTATAAAGGGGTCAGCCAGTCGGCGGGACACCATGTGGCGAATAACAAGGTTTTTACCGATGTGGTTGGCCAAGATGATACCTTCAGTAAGCCCGGGGAATTTAAATTCAACATCCTGGGTGAGTACAACATAGGAGGAGATGCCTTTGAGATCGAGCGGATTGTGGAAGACTGCGGTCTGACCCTCCACTCCACCTTCAGCGGAAATTCTACCTATCAGGAATTTTCCTCCGCCCATAATGTGGACCTTAATGTGGTTATGTGCCACAGGTCCATCAACTACCTGGCGGAAATGATGGATAAAAAATACGGCATCCCATGGTTTAAGGTAAACTTTGTGGGCGCCGAAGGGACTTCAAAATCCCTGCGGAAGATTGCACAGTTCTACCAGAATGATGATCTGGCCAAAAAAACTGAGGCGGTGATTGAAAGGGAAATGGTGGAAGTGGCAAAGGTTCGGGATGATGTAAAGTCCCGGTGCGAGGGAAAAACTGCGGTACTCTACGTGGGCGGTTCCCGGGCACACCATTACCAGGACCTGCTCCGGGAAATCGGGGTGGTTACCATTTCTGCGGGTTACGAATTTGCCCACCGGGATGACTATGAGGGACGGAAGGTGATGCCCAGCATCACTGTGGATGCCGATTCCCGGAATATCGAGGAACTCAGCGTGGAGGCGGATCCTGCACGGTACAAGCCGAGGATCAGTGCGGAGGAACGGGCCAAGCGGGAGAGCGAAGGTTTTGAGTTCGCTGATTATCACGGCATGATGCCTGATATGGAAGATTCCACCCTGATTATCGATGACTGCAATCACTATGAGTTAGAAGAACTGCTGGATCGATTCCACCCGGATTTGGTCTGCGCAGGGGTTAAGGAAAAATATGTGGTCCAGAAGCGGGGCATACCCATGAAGCAGCTCCACAGCTACGACTATATGGGGCCCTTTGCGGGGTATAAGGGGGCGATCAACTTCTACAAAGAAATTGACCGGCTCCTGAACTGCAATGCTTTTAAATTTACGAAAGCCCCCTGGGATACGGAGCCCGAGCTTTCCGCCACCTACAGTTACAATGATTAAAGGGAGAGAATTATGCTTTTAAGACATACGCCAAAAGAAATATCCGAGCGGAAAGCCCTGACCATAAACCCGGCAAAGACCTGCCAGCCCGTGGGGGCCATGTACGCCGCCCTGGGGATTCACCGCTGCCTGCCCCATAGCCACGGCTCACAGGGATGCTGCGCCTATCACCGGAGCGCCCTGACCCGCCACTATGCGGAGCCCATCATGGCAAGTACCTCGTCCTTCACCGAAGGGGCCTCGGTATTCGGCGGCCAGTCGAATATGCTGGAATCTATCCAGAATATCTTTGCCCTTTACGATCCGGATATCATCGCGGTAAACACCACCTGCCTGTCCGAAGTTATCGGGGACGATCTTAAGCAGATAATCAACCGGGCCATGGGGGACAATAAGATACCCCCGGGGAAAACGGTGATGTACGCCAGTACCCCCAGTTTCAAGGGTTCCCATGTTACAGGTTATGCCAATATGCTTAGCGCTATTGTGCAGAATTTTGCTGTCGCTACTGGAACCAGAAATGATGCGATAACTATTCTGCCCTCCTTTATTGAGCCCAGTGATATGAGCGAAATCAAGCATATTGCCGAGGAAATGGGGATAAAATACATTATGTACCCCGATACCAGCGATGTGGTGAACGCCCCCATGGACGGGAAGTTCCATATGTACCCCAAAGGGGGCACCACAAAGGAACTTATCCGGCAGTCCGGAGATTCACGGCGCGCCATAGCACTTGGCAGGGTGGGGGTATTTCCTGCGGCCCAGCTTTTGGACACCAAGTGTAAGGTTAAGACCGATATTCTCGACCTGCCCATCGGTATCACCGCCACCGACACCTTTGTAGATACCCTGCGGAAAATAGCCGGGGTTACGGTTCCTGAAAGCATCAATGATGAGCGGGGGCGGCTGGTGGATGTGCTGTGCGACAAGGCGCAGTATGTCTACGGGAAAAAGGTTTCCCTCATGGGGGACCCGGACACCCTTTTCGGCCTGGCCCAGTTTTGCAAAGATGCGGGTATGCAGGTGCTCCATGTGGTTACCGGCACCCCTGCAGGGGCCAAGTGGGACCGGCGGGTGAAGGAACTTTTGGGAGATGGAACTATTGTCAAGTCCGGCGCCCAAGCGGACCTGTTCTATCTCCACCAGCTTATGCAGAATGATAAGCCTGATTTGCTTTTCGGGAACACCTATTGCAAGTACATAGCCCGGGATATGGACATCCCCCTGATCCGTACCGCATTCCCGATTTACGACCGTATGGGCCATTCATATTTTCCCATTACCGGTTACCGGGGCGGTCTCCACCTGCTGATCAAGGTTCTTGACGCCTTTATGGACCGCCAGGACCGGGATGCGCCGGAAGAGAAATTCGAACTGGTCATGTGAGACTTTCAAAAGGCGTTGGCGCCTTTTGAAAGTCTCTTGGAGAAAAATTGCTTTGCAATTTTCTCCAGAAATGATTTTACGACTATTGAGGACTATATGGTAGAAGTATTAGCGGCGCGGAAACAACAGGTTCTCGAAAAAGGGAAGGATGTATTCAATATTGAATGCGAAAAGCCCAGTACTGCCGGTTCTGTGAGCCAGCGGGCCTGCGTGTTTTGCGGGTCCCGGGTGGTGTTGTACCCCATTGCGGATGCGGTACACCTTATCCATGGGCCCATAGGCTGCGCGGCCTATACTTGGGAGCTGCGGGGTTCCCTGTCCAGCGGACCAGAGCTTCACCGGCTTAGTTTTTCTACGGATATCCGGGAACATGAAGTTATTTATGGTGGTGAAAAGAAACTCTATGCTGCCTTGAAAGAACTCATCGGCGCCTATAAGCCTAACGCAGCTTTTGTGTACTGTACCTGCATTATCGGCCTTATCGGGGATGATGTGGAGGCGGTGTGTGCAAAAGTCGAAAAGGAAGTGGGTATCCCGGTCATCCCGGTTCACTCCGAAGGTTTCAAGGGTACCAAGAAGGATGGGTATAAGGCTGCCTGTGAAGCGGCGTTTAAGCTTGTCGGAAAGGATGATATCACTCCGGTTTCTAAAACGAGCATTAATATTCTTGGCGAATTTAATCTTGCCGGGGAAACCTGGATCATAAAGGATTACTACAAGCGCATGGGAGTGGAGGTTACTGCCTGCATTACCGGGGACGGAAGGGTGGCGGAGATTGGACGGGCCCACCGGGCCAAGCTCAATGTGGTGCAGTGTTCCGGCTCCATGACCTACCTTGCAAAAATGATGGAAGAAAAGTACGGCATCCCCTATATCCGGGTCTCTTATTTTGGAATAGAAGATATGAGCAAGGCCCTCTACGATGTGGCGGAATATTTTAAGGATGAAACTATTCTGCACAATACCCAGGAGCTGGTGAAGTCCGAGGTGAACGCATTGCTGCCGAAGCTTACGGAATACCGGAAAGATCTGGAGGGGAAAAAAGCCGGGGTCTATGTGGGCGGGTCTTTCAAGGCTTTCTCCATGGTTAAGGCCCTGCGCCATCTGGGTATGGAAACCGTGGTGGTAGGTTCCCAGACCGGCTCCCCGGAGGATTATGAATACCTCAAGGAAATTACCAATGAGGGGACCATCATCCTGGATGACACTAATCCCCTGGAACTTTCGGGATTTATTTTGGAGAAGGGGGCGGATCTCCTGATCGGCGGGGTCAAGGAACGGCCAATTGCCTATAAAATGGGCATTGGTTTCTGCGATCACAACCATGAGCGGAAGGAAGCTCTGGCAGGTTATGAGGGGATGCTCAACTTTGCCCGGGAAGTCCATACATCGGTGACCAGTCCGGTGTGGAAATATTCTCCTGCACGCATTAAGGCTGCGGAAGCTGCCCAGGCTGCGGAAGCTGCCCAGGCTGCGGAAGCTGCCCAGGCTGCGGAAGCTGCCCAGGCTGCGGAAGCTGCCCAGGCTGCGGAAGCTGCCCGAGCTGGGAAGGAAATTTTGGTATGACAGTATCGGTCGCTGAAGAAAACTACACATCTACGCGGAACGCCTGTAAACTTTGTTCACCATTGGGTGCCTGTTTGGTTCTTAGGGGCATTGAGGGCTGCATTCCTCTGATCCACGGGTCCCAGGGCTGCTCGACGTATATACGCCGTTATGGGATAAGCCACTTCAGGGAACCTTTG from Treponema primitia ZAS-2 includes:
- a CDS encoding dihydropteroate synthase: MIFIGEKINGTRKIVQQAVLDRNAAYIAEAAKAQAEAGADYLDINAGTSPERETADMLWLIDTVQAAVETPICIDSSSPKTLIAALERVKRTPLVNSVNADPARLNSFLPLIREKNCAVIALAMDESKSGMPKDNGERRKNIETIFTATREAGIPDDSVFVDPLIMAVATDQTAGTQAFEMIRWIRESYAEAHITGGFSNISFGLPNRALVNRSFLSLAIAFGADAAVIDPCSVTIIESLKATDMLLGKDRFCRKYTMAAKEGFVRK
- a CDS encoding MFS transporter yields the protein MKKLGVIGLAGLFCVCLLQGGATILSPAVAGIAGNLNLNSAVVAQIVTLPAIFAVLINLLVGSLAGRIIKYKTFLIVSLLISIVGGSCAVFIPTWPVILFSRACVGIGVGAAFSLPPALIQKFYSGDQQHNYLGIANAFGSGGGLIMMWLVGLLVDIQWNLVFIVYVIGIFGFILVLVGLPEPEKAVTVPKEPGAVKAKVKVSAPVIFNCVLIFLAYTLWVPALALISNVVIERGLGTGLHAGTVAIMFNVSALVLSFLFGKIYKIFKKFLVVIILAVITVGMALVYYANSLFMAGAGMFCVGSVLLLIPTLLSDNGKYLAPESITVVTSIFMIVMNIGRFAAGPFMQISAAINPTIPLAGLFMAIFGMGAATVIYLIIRILQKDPIEAKTV
- a CDS encoding CobW family GTP-binding protein; translated protein: MKQTIKIDIISGFLGAGKTTLINKLLAEAYAGERVALLENEFGEIGIDGDLLQGSGITVKELANGCICCTLQGDFVDGIRELVETCNPERIIIEPTGLAKLLDIIAPCKKAAESLPLEINLVVSLVNAASYTPLINVGGEFFTNQIIDAWFILISAVQDIPDDDMSLAEIVESIRTLNDKAPIFTDPWDTTDGLTLLTAAEQAAVMGQATAEEQAAVKAGQDPHEEYHHDHEHDSHHDHVHDHNHDTNGFSSVSFHLKSPWTAEKVQGLAAIFKSGECGEVFRAKGLLPTDKKRALKFDYVYGTVKLIEIDFPGEGKLVIIGRDLKTDRLESYLKV
- a CDS encoding DUF1638 domain-containing protein — its product is MDNIHILACETLKPELSLVMSSQGCDYPIAWVESGKHAWPDKLHVCIQETLDKIPPTYKTILLVFGFCGNAMVGIKAGEHQLVLPRASDCIPIFLGSQKKREEYGAATYFFTEGYLNSETNVATEHIQYIKKYGEEKALMVTRMMMEHYKQIAIIDTGAFNPEDVVRKVEPFAKIIDTPLSIISGNLRLIDALLAGNWDTGEFLIVPPKGVISFEDSFFK
- a CDS encoding Uma2 family endonuclease; translated protein: MPLAKEETYYTYADYLEWDEGVRCEIIDGEAFMMAPPTRMHQGISGELFVKIKNFLVGKPCKVYSAPFGVRLNPKKDNSDDTVLEPDISVICDPSKLDDRGCNGAPDLVIEVLSPSTARHDRVVKFRKYQEAGVREYWTVDPDTKSVQVFTLNDGQYIVSTYDDTDMAPISVLPGCEIKLGDVFAE
- a CDS encoding sigma-54 interaction domain-containing protein → MEAHNYPLKSSSYEHPARRREQEGLHLLFDISKLLSESETMETSLKLILDRIATCLGAIRGMITILNRNKGEIATAEAWGLDGSQKLKGRYGLGEGITGKVIETGNPVTIKRIADEPRFLNRTGARKNAETRDISFVCVPIHTGAEVIGAIGIDLPYTETGLDHELCILTIVAASISQIVRIRQLKYEEMENLKAENLRLQKLLRKELETHYDRPKYVVGNSKIMRLLYQQMEQVSGTTATVLLLGESGVGKERIANAIHYASPRVNKPFVKLNCAAIPENLIESALFGHERGSFTGAINQHKGYFEQAHCGTIFLDEIGEMPPAAQIKFLRVLQEREFERIGGAQTIKVDIRVIAATNRDLTKLIREGKFREDLYYRLSVFPLVVPPLRERKTDVMLLADHFVEKFSAGHNKKIHNISPGAINLMTSYSWPGNVRELENCIERAVILSTDGTIHSYHLPPSLQKKQAGHSEGRQTLKEVLERVEKELIEEELRWTRGNITRAAGNLGISGRVMALRVSRYGLKTREPDGSEGNAGNNAGV
- the nifH gene encoding nitrogenase iron protein, whose protein sequence is MRKIAIYGKGGIGKSTTTQNTVAALAEMGNNMMVVGCDPKADSTRLLLNGLAQKTVLDTLRTEGEDLDLDDVVKVGFKGTRCVESGGPEPGVGCAGRGIITSINLLEQLGAFGDQYKLDYTFYDVLGDVVCGGFAMPIRDGKAEEIYIVCSGEMMAMYAANNICKGIMKFAEAGAVRLGGLICNSRKTDREDELIMALAEKLGTHMIHFVPRDNMVQKAEINKKTVIDFDPTLGQADEYRKLAKSIEENKKFVIPKPLEIADLEKLLMEFGIAD
- a CDS encoding P-II family nitrogen regulator, producing the protein MVMIRAIVRPEKADSVMAALMADGFPAVTRMNVSGRGKQRGIKIGDVTYDEIPKEQLLMVVKDTDKDFVIKKIMEVARTGKGSFGDGKIFVSPVDEVYTVSSGLKEASDEKPTVALEETP